A stretch of Spirochaeta cellobiosiphila DSM 17781 DNA encodes these proteins:
- a CDS encoding methyltransferase has product MFDPHKVNKEVSFKFYGEDLKFSLSHGLFSSFDIDAGSKFFLKALAQKIDWSQITSVYDIGCGVGTLGLCLKKKFPRLQVFVQDRDALAVEFTLHNAKKNKIDVQASTGLALIDSPEDKYDLILSNIPAKAGEPVIKDFINNSNRLLNDKGYIAFVIVNTLADMVIQDIQDSGYTICHKEATKQHTVVIYQAPQESAPYQSDISLYIRHKGRFQIQKTDYTLSTVYNIPAFDNLSFEMNLAGKLLRKQNWGGSCLFYNPGQGHLSQYLSEKKGSNIKEYIFASRDVLSLRIASYNLVDKPQKEYPVADWLNLSLIIPPNTIDNGIITLDPITKTNWVEEFWEYGLPLFKQESHILIIGKSADITSLLKNKKNVVTLDSLKDKGKRVVMLKKN; this is encoded by the coding sequence ATGTTTGATCCTCATAAAGTTAACAAAGAGGTTTCCTTTAAATTCTATGGGGAAGACCTTAAATTCAGTCTTTCCCATGGATTGTTTAGCAGTTTTGACATAGATGCTGGTTCAAAGTTTTTTCTAAAAGCCCTGGCTCAAAAAATAGATTGGTCTCAAATAACTTCTGTATATGACATTGGCTGTGGAGTCGGGACTCTCGGTTTATGTCTGAAAAAGAAGTTTCCCAGGTTACAGGTTTTTGTACAGGATAGAGACGCTTTGGCAGTAGAGTTCACCCTTCATAATGCCAAAAAAAACAAAATCGATGTACAAGCTTCTACTGGATTAGCCCTTATAGATAGTCCTGAGGATAAGTATGATTTAATATTATCTAACATTCCAGCTAAAGCTGGAGAACCGGTCATTAAGGATTTTATAAATAATTCTAACCGTTTACTTAATGATAAAGGTTATATAGCCTTTGTTATTGTTAACACTTTAGCAGATATGGTCATACAGGATATTCAAGACAGTGGTTATACTATCTGTCACAAAGAAGCAACAAAACAGCATACAGTAGTCATCTACCAGGCACCTCAAGAATCTGCTCCCTATCAAAGTGATATTAGCCTCTATATTAGACATAAGGGACGATTTCAGATTCAAAAGACTGATTACACACTTAGCACTGTTTACAATATTCCCGCCTTTGATAACCTATCCTTCGAAATGAACCTGGCAGGAAAACTCCTTCGAAAACAGAATTGGGGAGGTAGTTGTCTATTTTATAATCCCGGCCAAGGACACTTATCCCAGTATTTGTCTGAGAAAAAAGGTTCTAATATCAAAGAGTATATATTTGCCAGCCGTGATGTACTGAGCTTGCGTATAGCTTCCTATAATTTGGTAGATAAACCTCAAAAAGAATATCCAGTAGCAGATTGGCTAAATTTATCCTTGATTATTCCCCCCAATACTATTGATAATGGGATAATAACTCTTGATCCCATAACGAAAACGAATTGGGTAGAAGAGTTTTGGGAATATGGGCTTCCCCTTTTTAAGCAGGAATCACATATCTTAATTATTGGAAAAAGTGCGGATATCACGTCCCTACTCAAAAACAAGAAGAATGTTGTAACTCTGGATTCTCTAAAAGATAAGGGGAAAAGAGTTGTAATGTTAAAGAAGAATTAG
- a CDS encoding amino acid--tRNA ligase-related protein: MTRQTQIIRNKIKRYIENYFEESGFISVETPSMAKGIIPESHIDNFVTYLESPYREAEPLFLLPSPELYLKQLTARGWGSVYEFAKSYRNKESISHHHSPEFTMLEWYRDKANYLDNIQTTNEIIYTLGQEYKAPWANNEPEVLNMRDIFKQYTQVDLDLKPDRELLNKACIQFDLTTGDTWEESFHSLFLSLVEDNIPKDRMVYIKDYPIQIPTLAKPLAHKPYYERWELYINGIEIGNCYTEEYNKELLEDYYEKETKSKLSRDERIRIDSDFINKISNEQHANSGVAVGFDRLIMVLLDIEKIQGVINFPLSDIIL; the protein is encoded by the coding sequence ATGACTAGACAGACTCAGATCATTCGTAACAAGATTAAAAGATATATTGAAAACTATTTTGAAGAATCGGGTTTTATAAGTGTAGAAACCCCTTCTATGGCCAAAGGAATTATCCCTGAAAGTCATATTGACAACTTTGTTACTTATTTAGAATCACCATACAGAGAAGCAGAACCTCTTTTTTTGTTACCCAGTCCGGAATTGTATCTCAAACAACTAACGGCCCGGGGATGGGGATCTGTATATGAGTTTGCGAAATCCTACCGCAATAAAGAATCTATCAGTCACCATCATTCCCCAGAATTCACCATGCTCGAGTGGTATAGAGATAAGGCTAATTATCTGGATAATATCCAAACTACTAATGAGATCATTTATACATTAGGTCAAGAATATAAAGCCCCCTGGGCCAATAATGAACCTGAAGTCTTAAACATGAGAGATATATTCAAACAATATACCCAGGTTGATTTGGATCTTAAACCTGATAGAGAACTATTAAATAAAGCTTGTATACAATTTGATCTTACGACAGGTGATACCTGGGAAGAAAGTTTCCATAGTTTGTTCTTGAGCCTGGTAGAAGATAATATACCAAAAGATAGAATGGTATATATTAAAGATTATCCAATTCAAATTCCTACCTTGGCAAAACCTTTAGCCCATAAGCCCTACTACGAACGATGGGAACTTTATATCAATGGTATCGAAATTGGTAACTGTTACACAGAAGAGTATAACAAGGAACTACTGGAAGATTACTATGAAAAAGAAACAAAGTCCAAACTATCCCGTGATGAACGTATTCGTATTGACTCTGATTTTATAAATAAGATAAGCAATGAACAACACGCTAATAGTGGTGTAGCAGTAGGTTTTGACAGATTAATTATGGTATTATTAGATATCGAAAAAATACAAGGGGTGATTAATTTTCCTCTATCTGATATAATCTTGTGA
- the efp gene encoding elongation factor P, with amino-acid sequence MIKAGQIEKGMFLFYKNEPYFVAEREFVNPGKGSAFSRLKLKNVRTGSVLKEVRKTQDQVEEIDVVDKDAQFLYSDGETYNFMDSETYEQFGVPVKGFEDQGYFMMEGETFRLVVWNEEVLDIKLPPKMVFVVTEAEEAVKGDTVQGTTKNCTIETGLQVKVPIFIKQGEKIMVNTETKEYVERVNK; translated from the coding sequence ATCATTAAAGCAGGCCAAATTGAAAAAGGTATGTTTTTATTCTATAAGAATGAACCTTATTTCGTGGCAGAAAGAGAATTTGTTAACCCAGGAAAGGGATCTGCCTTCTCTAGACTAAAACTTAAGAATGTAAGAACTGGTTCTGTACTTAAAGAAGTTAGAAAGACTCAGGATCAAGTAGAAGAAATCGATGTAGTTGATAAGGATGCTCAATTCCTTTATAGCGATGGGGAAACTTATAACTTCATGGATTCTGAAACATACGAGCAATTTGGTGTACCTGTTAAAGGGTTTGAAGACCAAGGGTACTTTATGATGGAAGGCGAAACTTTCCGCTTAGTTGTTTGGAACGAAGAAGTTCTTGATATAAAACTCCCCCCAAAAATGGTATTCGTCGTTACTGAAGCCGAAGAAGCCGTAAAAGGTGATACTGTCCAAGGAACGACCAAAAACTGTACAATCGAAACAGGTCTACAAGTCAAAGTACCTATTTTCATCAAGCAAGGTGAAAAGATCATGGTAAACACGGAAACTAAGGAATATGTAGAAAGGGTTAACAAATAA
- a CDS encoding RrF2 family transcriptional regulator: MRVTTKGRYALRAVVNLAVNYKDKPISIRTIAEEEKLSPEFLEQIFFRLKKSGIISSVRGPGGGFKMDRDKSEISIKDVFDAVGEGLDLTPCVACQEKNMSTCENSDDCLTYDIWANATDQITSYFANISIEDILVKQKDKIIKALSTGDDFEIK; the protein is encoded by the coding sequence ATGAGAGTAACTACAAAAGGACGATATGCTCTTCGTGCTGTTGTTAATTTAGCTGTTAACTATAAAGACAAACCTATCAGCATAAGAACTATCGCAGAAGAAGAAAAACTTTCTCCAGAATTCCTGGAACAAATCTTTTTTAGACTAAAGAAGTCCGGAATTATTTCTTCAGTAAGAGGACCTGGTGGTGGTTTCAAAATGGATAGAGACAAGAGTGAAATATCCATTAAAGATGTTTTTGATGCTGTTGGTGAAGGCCTGGATTTAACTCCATGCGTTGCTTGTCAGGAAAAAAATATGTCTACCTGTGAAAACAGTGATGATTGTCTTACCTATGATATCTGGGCCAATGCTACAGATCAGATTACTTCTTATTTTGCGAATATCAGCATTGAAGATATTCTAGTAAAACAAAAAGACAAGATCATTAAGGCTTTATCAACTGGAGACGATTTCGAAATCAAGTAG